AACCCGCTCTCCCTCATCAGGATCCGGTATGCGAGCGCGAAAGCCGTTTTTCAGCAGATCATAAACCTCGCGGTTGGCCGCCACCAAGCTCATCCGGGATCGATCCCGGGTGAGCTCTTCTATAGTTTGCGCTATCGCCTCGCCGGGCACACCTGGGTTTAATTCTTTAAGCGCCTCCCGCAGCCGTACCTTCAGCACCACCTCGCCCTTGGTCTCTCGGCCCAGGGCGCTGGTACCATGCTCGAATTCGCCATAGGCGTTATATGGCTCCCAGCCCAACTCATCCAGAAGTTCGATGGATGGTTTCTCAACCAGACTGTCTTCATCAAAACCTGTTACCACTCTATTTCACCCCTAGAACCGTCGGATTAAACGATAAGTCGCAGCATCAAAGGTCACAGAATCAAGATCCTTCAGGCATAGCCTTCAGGATGACAACGAAGTAGAGTCTTCAGCACTGTCATCCCGGGCCACCGCTTCCCATCATTGTCACCCTGAGCTTCCCATCATTGTCATCCTGAGCGAAGCGAAGGACCCTCCCCTGTCATGAAACAAAGACTCCTCACTACGTTCCCTCCGCTTTGCTCTGGACAGGCTGGACAGGCAGAGTGACACAAAACCGGAAAATCACCTTTATATATCCTCCGGCAAAGCAATGTCTAATTCCGATACATCCAACTCGCCCGAGATAAGTTTGGGCAAGAGTAAGTCGCGGGTGCATTGTAAAACCCGGTTTTTATTGGCAAGATAGACTATTTCCCCTAGGATTGACTCGACCAAAGAATCAAATTCGTTCACCACGTATTTTGGGGGGACAACAATCCTTAGACTTCTAACTGCCTTTTGATTAATACCTGGTTGCGCCGCATTTGTGTTTTTTGAACGGATTTGTGCTACCGTTTCAGGCTCTCGAAGCCATAGATATAGCATGTTCTGGGTTAAATGATCTCCTGTGGCTCGAATAAGAAATACATGTTCATTAACACAGCATTTCTGATAGGGGTATCCATCTCGAAAATAAGTGGATCGACCGATGTTCGCACCATCCTTATAAAGAGCAACTTCGCCGTCCTTTACGACCCCTTTATTCAGGCTATCAAAGAACTCGTGCGGCACATATCTTTCTTTAGAGAAGTCGTGTTTACCTATGCCAATTACATTTTCCGCACCAATGCTAGGTATTCCTTCAGCAATACCTGTGACGCCACCTTTTGGCCGTCTGCCTGATTCCAAAGCTACAATGTTATCACCCAATGTGGAAGCTTCCCACCCCTCCGGTATCTTCCCCAGTGGGGAATCCACCAGGCGAACCTTTTCATGGTCAGAGAAACGGAAATGAACAAACCACTCGCGATAAAGGGCCTGGGCCATCTCCTCCAGGATCTTGATCCGGCGCAGGTTGTTTTCGATCAGGTCGTCGTAGGCAGAGAGGATAGCGGCAATTCTATTTTGAATGCTAAGTGAAGGAACTGTTATGTTAACGGATGAGAACAATGACTTGTTAACAATAGGTGTGGCAGCACCACTGGCAATGCTTTTTATGGTTTCGCTCATGGTACATAGAAGATAATAAACAAAAACGTTGTTGTATTCATGTTCATTAACGATTATGCTATTTATCTGTTGATTTGTAAATGAGGTTTCTTTTGTCATACAGATTTTACCTATTGTAGCTCCAATACATACAAAACAAATCGATCCCCTTGGTAAGATCCGTTTGATTTGATTTTCTTTTCCTTCTTCAGACAGAAATCTTTTCGTAGTAATATAGCGGCTAGAGCCATCTATGTCTGACGGTGTTATAAAAGGATATTCATCACCAAAACATTCTGGGTTCCTTGACGAGGGGGTACCTCCTGTAATGATATCACCAAGATCCCCTATTGTTTTTATCTGCCAGTCATCATAAATTTGTACCATCTCTGTTCCCTTCTAATATGCAGTAAATGTTTTCCGCAATCCGCTCCTCCAACTCCCGTCCTTCCTGATTGAGAATCTCCAACTCCTCATTTAGCTCCTGCAGCCGCTCGTAGAAGTCACCGTCATCTTCTTGACGCAGGGCCACGCCAACGTAGCGGCCCGGGTTGAGGCTAAATCCCTGTTCTTCGATCTCTTCTAAGGTAGCCGCCTTACATAGTCCTGGCACGTCAACATACTTCCCATCAGGGAAATGCTCTGCCAGCAGGTCTTTGCCGCCGTGCAGGTTCTCGGGCTCCTGGCCCCGGTAGAGGCGGGCGATATTAGCCAGGTATTCCACTTGCTCCGGTGTCCAGTCGCGGTGGGCCCGGTCAATCTGACGGTAGATCTTGCGAGCGTCGATAAAGAGCACTTTATCAGCGCGATCGGTCTCCTTTTTGCCCCGGTCCAAGAACCAGAGAGTACAGGGCAGGGTCACCGTATAGAAGAAGTTCGAGCCCACGGCAACCATCACGTCTACGGCCTGCTCCTCGATCAGCTTCTTGCGGATCTCCAGCTCCGAGCCCCGGGCATCGGAAGCGGAGTTGGCCATAACAAAACCGGCCCTCCCGGTCTCGTTTAACGCGCTGTAGAAGATCTGGATCCAAATATAGTTGGCGTTATCCGGGCGCGGCAGACCGAAGGGAAAACGACGGTCATCCTTGAGCCGCTCCTTATCCACCCGGTTCACATTAAAAGGCGGATTAGCCATAACAAAATCGAATTTGCCGACGCTGTTGTGGAGGTCTTCGTAATAAGTATTGCCCTGGCGGATATCGCCGGCCAACCCGTGTACCGCCAGGTTCATCTTGGCCAGACGCACGGTTTCGGAGATCCGCTCCTGGCCGTAGATGCTGATGGCATCACCGCCGTTTTCGCGGTGCTCCTCCACAAAGCGGGCACTCTGCACAAACATGCCGCCGGAGCCGCAGGCTGGGTCAAAGATGCGCCCCTTAAAAGGCTCGATAATGCCGACGATGAGCTTAACGATGCAGGTAGGCGTAAAAAATTCTCCACCTTTCTGCCCCTCACTCATGGCGAAATTGCCCAGGAAATATTCATAGATTTTGCCGAAGGCATCTCCCTCGATATCCATAGGGATGGAGTTCATGAGCCGGAGCAATTCAGTCAAAGTGGGGTTATCCAGGCGGTTATAAGTCTTCGGCAAAACATCCTTCAGATCGGGGTTTTCCGCCTCGATGGCCCGCATGGCATCGTTAATTGCTTGGCCCAGGTTCTCTCCCTCCGGTAGCTTCAGCAAGGTGGAAAAACGGGCCTGGTCGGGTAAATACATGATTCCTTGAGCATGGTAGTCAGCCGGTCCGATTTTGCGGCGTCTGGTGCTTTGGCCTGCCAATTCCGCCTCAGCAATAGTGAACTTATAATCTGCATAGCGCAGAAAGATCAGGCCCAGCACAGGAACAGAGTATTCAGACGCCTTCAGCTTGGAGTTAGCCCGCAGTTCATCAGCGGCACTCCAGAGACGAGACTCAATATAGTTACTATTGTTCTGACTCATATTCCTCTCCTTTGTATGACAACATAGCTATCCAATAGATCTCGCTAACCGACCAATTGATGAGAGTCTTGTTGTAATCTTTCTTGATAAAGCACCTTTGTTCCTGCCTATTCAGTGGGTCTTTCTATGCCGGACGAACATAACAAAGGCCGTCTTCTCATAGTGTTGAAAGACGGCCTTGTCTAATCAGCTTGGCACTTGTTTGGCGCTAAAAGCATTTGGCCCACCCATTAAGAGGGTCTTAGGGGTACCCTGCCTACTATCCGGTAGTGTTGTTGGGAGCACGGAACCTACCTTGGCTTCCTTTGCTTTTTCCTCCCTCGTTTTCTGTAATCCTCATCGATCTGCTCTTTCCAGTTGGCATAGATGGGACGGCCGGCACGGAAGTCAGTCACGGCCTCACTGACAACATCATAGTTAAGCCCTATCCCTTCTGAGTCTGCCAGATAATCGGCAGCGCGATCTTTTGCTATGCCAAAGCGAGCGGCTGTCTCCACGGCATCGATGTTGGCACCCAAAAAGATGAACTCCCAACCGTATTCTTCTTTCTGATACTCGATCATCTTCCGTACCTTGTCGTAACCATACTCGCGGCTAGCATTTTCCATGCCGTCTGTGATGATAACCAACATGGTTTTTTCCGGCCGCTGGTCCTCAGTAGTATGCATCTGCGCATTGACAATCTTGTTGATGGTGCGGCCGATGGCGTCCAGCAGTGCTGTCATTCCACGGACAAAATACTCCCGTTCGGTGATAGGGGCCACACCCCTGATATTGATCCGATCATGCAGGAGTTCGTACTTGTCGTCGAATAACACAGTGGTAATAATGCACTCGCCGTCTTCTTTTTTCTGCTTTTTAAGGAGCGAATTATAGCCGCCGATGGTGTCGCTCTCCAGCCCCGACATGGAGCCACTTCGGTCCAGTATAAATACCAGCTCTGTTAGCTCTTTTTTCATTGCGGTTATCCCCCTTAAGTAATTTGGTACTTAAAGGATAACATGGCGCCAAGCCGCCAAGGTCGCCTGCCGGGCGACAAAGTGCTTCTTGATAAAACCCTGCCCACCTGTCAGCACCGCATTATGCGCCTAATAAGCTCTCGTCAAACGCAAACAGGGCCTCGTTTATCTCAAAAATATTGTAATTCCCTTCGTTAATGAAATACTGTACAACCAGATCAAAGCGACTGCTGGGCGACAGGGCAAATCCAGCCCGGCGCAACAAATCGGCAGTCTGGTCCAGATTCAATTCCAATGCCACCGCCAGCGCTAGGGCGGTGTTTTTGCTGGGCTGATACTGTAAATTGCTCCGTATCTTGGAAAAGAGCCTGCGGTCCAAGTTGGCTCGTTTGTACACCTCGGGGTCGGTTTTACCGCTCTCATCAATGAGTCTAAGGAGCATTTCCGTAAAGCTCTCGCCCACCTGGGAAACCACGTCGTTCAAGTCTCGAGGTGCGGCCCAGGGCCTTTCCGCTACAGCGGCATCAGGCTCGAGCAGTTCATAGACAGCAGCGTCACTAAGCTGGCGCAGCACCTCAGTATCGCGCTGGGGACGTGGGGTTGTGTGCGCCTCCACATAGTTTTCGTCTATGTATGCCTTGATAGACTTGAACAGCTTGTCGCTTAATCTATAAGCCGTCTTATCAAACACAACCAGATACACCATCATATCATGTTTTACTAGAAAAGCACCGATGGCTGATATGGCAACCCGTAAGGCTTGGTCCTTGGGATAGCCAAAGATACCGGAGGATATCAGAGGAAAAGCAACAGAACCAAGCCCATGCTCCAAAGCCAGGTTCAGGGAGCTT
This DNA window, taken from Bacillota bacterium, encodes the following:
- a CDS encoding SAM-dependent DNA methyltransferase — its product is MSQNNSNYIESRLWSAADELRANSKLKASEYSVPVLGLIFLRYADYKFTIAEAELAGQSTRRRKIGPADYHAQGIMYLPDQARFSTLLKLPEGENLGQAINDAMRAIEAENPDLKDVLPKTYNRLDNPTLTELLRLMNSIPMDIEGDAFGKIYEYFLGNFAMSEGQKGGEFFTPTCIVKLIVGIIEPFKGRIFDPACGSGGMFVQSARFVEEHRENGGDAISIYGQERISETVRLAKMNLAVHGLAGDIRQGNTYYEDLHNSVGKFDFVMANPPFNVNRVDKERLKDDRRFPFGLPRPDNANYIWIQIFYSALNETGRAGFVMANSASDARGSELEIRKKLIEEQAVDVMVAVGSNFFYTVTLPCTLWFLDRGKKETDRADKVLFIDARKIYRQIDRAHRDWTPEQVEYLANIARLYRGQEPENLHGGKDLLAEHFPDGKYVDVPGLCKAATLEEIEEQGFSLNPGRYVGVALRQEDDGDFYERLQELNEELEILNQEGRELEERIAENIYCILEGNRDGTNL
- a CDS encoding restriction endonuclease subunit S; protein product: MVQIYDDWQIKTIGDLGDIITGGTPSSRNPECFGDEYPFITPSDIDGSSRYITTKRFLSEEGKENQIKRILPRGSICFVCIGATIGKICMTKETSFTNQQINSIIVNEHEYNNVFVYYLLCTMSETIKSIASGAATPIVNKSLFSSVNITVPSLSIQNRIAAILSAYDDLIENNLRRIKILEEMAQALYREWFVHFRFSDHEKVRLVDSPLGKIPEGWEASTLGDNIVALESGRRPKGGVTGIAEGIPSIGAENVIGIGKHDFSKERYVPHEFFDSLNKGVVKDGEVALYKDGANIGRSTYFRDGYPYQKCCVNEHVFLIRATGDHLTQNMLYLWLREPETVAQIRSKNTNAAQPGINQKAVRSLRIVVPPKYVVNEFDSLVESILGEIVYLANKNRVLQCTRDLLLPKLISGELDVSELDIALPEDI
- a CDS encoding macro domain-containing protein — encoded protein: MPLEIVRNDITKMKVDAIVNASNSRLKKGGGVSGAIFAAAGADKLQAECDRIGYCAVGGAVITGGYALPAKYIIHTVGPVWEGGTKDEEKLLFSSYTSSLNLALEHGLGSVAFPLISSGIFGYPKDQALRVAISAIGAFLVKHDMMVYLVVFDKTAYRLSDKLFKSIKAYIDENYVEAHTTPRPQRDTEVLRQLSDAAVYELLEPDAAVAERPWAAPRDLNDVVSQVGESFTEMLLRLIDESGKTDPEVYKRANLDRRLFSKIRSNLQYQPSKNTALALAVALELNLDQTADLLRRAGFALSPSSRFDLVVQYFINEGNYNIFEINEALFAFDESLLGA
- a CDS encoding DEAD/DEAH box helicase; translated protein: MVTGFDEDSLVEKPSIELLDELGWEPYNAYGEFEHGTSALGRETKGEVVLKVRLREALKELNPGVPGEAIAQTIEELTRDRSRMSLVAANREVYDLLKNGFRARIPDPDEGERV